Proteins co-encoded in one Stomoxys calcitrans chromosome 5, idStoCalc2.1, whole genome shotgun sequence genomic window:
- the LOC106081511 gene encoding eukaryotic translation initiation factor 6, with protein sequence MALRVQFENNDDIGVFSKLTNSYCLVAIGGSETFYSIYEGELAETIPVIHASIGGCRIIGRLAVGNRNGLLVPNSTTDVELQHLRNSLPDAVKIQRVEERLSALGNVIACNDYVALVHPDLDKETEEIIGDILNVEVFRQTIADNTLVGSYTVLSNQGGMVHPKTSIQDQDELSSLLQVPLVAGTVNRGSEVLAAGMVVNDWISFVGMNTTATEISVIESVFKLNQAQPATVTTKLRAALIEDMS encoded by the coding sequence ATGGCTTTGCGTGTGCAGTTTGAAAACAACGACGACATTGGCGTCTTCAGCAAATTAACAAACTCTTATTGTCTGGTAGCCATAGGCGGCTCAGAAACATTTTATAGCATTTACGAAGGTGAATTAGCCGAGACGATACCAGTTATTCATGCCAGTATCGGAGGCTGCCGCATTATTGGTCGTCTTGCCGTTGGTAATCGTAATGGGCTTTTGGTGCCCAACTCTACAACAGATGTGGAACTGCAGCATTTGCGAAATAGCCTACCAGATGCAGTGAAAATTCAACGTGTCGAAGAACGTTTGTCAGCGTTGGGAAATGTCATAGCCTGTAATGATTATGTGGCTCTCGTACACCCGGATCTGGACAAAGAAACAGAAGAAATTATAGGAGATATTTTAAATGTGGAGGTGTTCCGTCAAACTATAGCGGATAACACACTTGTTGGCTCATACACAGTTTTAAGCAACCAGGGTGGCATGGTGCATCCTAAAACAAGCATTCAAGATCAAGATGAACTTTCATCGCTCCTGCAAGTTCCATTAGTTGCCGGCACAGTGAATCGGGGAAGTGAAGTACTGGCTGCTGGCATGGTAGTTAATGATTGGATTTCATTTGTGGGCATGAATACTACTGCTACAGAGATTTCGGTGATCGAAAGTGTCTTTAAGTTGAATCAAGCACAACCTGCTACAGTCACAACGAAATTGCGTGCTGCCCTTATCGAAGACATGTCGTAA